TATCTTGAAATAGTTGCTTTAGATAAAATACTAGAAAAGTTGAAAAGTAATAAATTGATGTGGCCATTCTTCTGGAGTGTTCACATGACCATTTCATTTATAACCAGCCTTACGTCTTTGCAAACAAACCTAGGATATTCCAAGTACTTTGGAGGGTCCGTATTGCACAAATAGAAGTGCCTGGCCGCATGCAATAAAAAGCAATTTTAACTTGTTATCAATTGTTGGCGCCACCCATGCAGAGCTGTAGCTATGGGAAAGCAGAGCATAGAGTATCTAGAtgcttttgtttttgtttttttcaaTTGTTCTTGTTTGTTTTTGATAAGCAACCTAAAATGGTTATGAGGGGGTAAGAACAACAAAGTAGGAAAAAAATCTAGCACATGAAGCTCAAGATGTTAAGTTTGTTAGACTGTTGAGGGTTGACACTTAAAAGGGAACTGACGTGGTAGCGGAAAAACATCAAATGGCAAAATTAAGATACCTTAAGCAGCAACAAGTAATAGACTGCCTTGTTAGATATAATATATGAAATACAAGCTGAGGCTTATGCTTGTTGGAAAGATCACCAAAATGAGCTTTCCAACACATCTCGCATTGTGTGGATCAAGAGTCAGAGAAACATGTAATGATGTAAATCACTAAGCAATTGTATTTCTGAAATATGTTGTATCAATAGAATCTTCATCAAAATTGTTCATGATGGTCTATTTGCGGGTTTAAGATACCTAGTAAGTTTATTTCCTTTTACTTGTATTGCTTTGGGTGGTAGAACTTTTGCTAGTAGAGCTTTTAATAAAAAGTTGTTTGCTGTTTGGCAACTATATTTTTGAAGTCCTGTGGAACTTTATAATATTCTATTTGGTTATCAAGAAAGTGCTTTTAGGATCGGGAAATGACAATAAATAGACATTGCATAGTGCTTTCAATTATCTAACAGTTTgtacaataaaaaattattattttaatgtattcttaatttataacttatttattttgatattttaatataaataatataataaataatttatatataatataaaatattatcatattttataatataattataatatcattatggaaTTTAACATATTAATGTATTATGAATTTATAATATAACAagctattataatatataaaataataatattatattaattagattgtataatataataatgctattgatttatattacattataatattaatatattagagttatattattgtattatattGTGTTGTTATTATATTCCATGGGTATTTTCATCTTGGTAAAATTCTCATCAAATGGAAATAGCTTCCTAACATGTCTCAAGTAGAGATTTTGCCCAAACGCTCCAAATTTTAGCTTCCTCTAGTAGACATTTTTCAGATTTATAAGGAAGCAAGAagctatttgaaaaattttaccaAACACCCACAATCACCTAAAAGGGCTTTTGGTTCTCCAAGATGTACTTTTTGGCCCTCTAAATACAATGCCAAATGGGGCCATATACATCTTTCATTACTAGTTTATGAGAAAACACTTCTGAGGCCATATTTGTATGTTATGACTTGATATGCTTTGCTATCTCCTTTGCAACTTTGGCATGGAGTCCTTGAGTCCTTTTACTTATGGTCTTTACTCAGAAGATACCAAGAACGCTATATCATCTTTCTAAAGTATAGGATAGCTATAGCTGTGTCAAAACAGCACATTGTTCCAACTTATCCTTTATTTTGGCAATGTGGATATTTTGGAACTTACTCATGCGAGTATCGTTGCCATGTCGTAGTCTGGTGATAAAATTCTTCAATTGTTTCAAGGATCCTTTTGTGAATTGGTGCAATGCATTATTTTCTTAATGGTCTTTTAAGGTGCTTTCAGACACTAGCATTAGTGCCAAGTTCTTTTTTCATTCCCAAGGGTTATGAGCTGCTGATTTCTCTACCTGGACCTTTTTTTTAGATATGTAATGCAGTTGTTGCTGCAAGAATCATGAATGCGACACTTGTGCTGCCAGAGTTGGATGCAAATTCTTTCTGGCATGATAAGAGGTATCTGCATTTTCGTCTCTGCAGTCATGTTCTTTTTGTATACTGGAAatccctttccttattttggaattgTATATCTAAACATTATCAAGTTTACTAAAAAAGGATATGGCTCTTAGCATCAATTGCTGGCCCAATTATTCGAGAATGGCCCTGCCTGAAATCCAGGAAAGACCAGGAGACTTGGGGGGGCAGGCTAGGTGCTAGGCCACTACTTTGATGACCTTGCTTTTACCCTGATTGAATCCTTAGGACTAGGATCCCTTCTTAACTTGATGCTATCTGTATGTATCCATATCTTGCAACCATGAAGTCGAGGTGAAATTTGCCTTGTTGCGAATTATTTGGCTTTATATTATACTCCTGACAACATCATACTCCTTTCAACATAGAAAGCATGAGTTTTTACGATGATTCACATGGGAGGAAAAATCATAAGGAAGGGAGAAATAGGAGGGATGCAAATAAGAATTATGCTTTATCATCTCTCTGTTCTATTAATGCCATCCTCGAACTGCAAATCATTGTTCGCTAATTGCTACGTAACAAGGGATAAAAGGGAATCAATCTAAAAAtacaaaattaaaactaaaattcaaatctttgtATCAAAGTCAAACTGAAGAAGATATCCACAAGGGGAAGCCTTGCTTGTCTAAGTCTCGAATTTTATGAATCTGAATTATGGATCTGATTCAGATACATATTTTGTTGAATCATGTCTAGTTAGTTTTCAAAACTTGATggaatgaacttctgtgttgatTCTAAAACTGTTCCTGCCCTAAGTATTTATTACCATGATATGATTATTTTGGCTAATTAGCATAACTATTTATTAAATACAAAACTtcttagggcctgtttggatatTCCTACAAGATTGGGATGAAAATCCCATGGGAATGGGCCTGTTGGGCCATCTAGCTCCAGCTTCTGAAGGCCTGCCCAAATCCCAGCCTAAAACTAGGCTTTGGGCttgcaggaagaaaaaaagaCCCATGGAGGCCTTTGTTTTCTTCCTGTAGGATTTGGGCTTTGAGGTGTTTGGTTGATAGAGCCGTGCTTAAATGGGTGGTCCAATTCATGAATTCAGCAGGAAATTCAACTCAATCCTGCTGGATTACCCAAACAGGCTCTTATTGTTTTCTTTAATATGCATTTTCTCTGGCCACAGCTGTATATATCAACTAGATATACTTTTTAATCTGATCTCATATGTCGAATTGTTAGAATTTAGTAAATCCATTCATTCCCATGCAATCTTTGGGCAATAACCTACTTTATTTTCTGTATCTGTACTTTTACTATTTTGCATAAATTACTTGCATTAATCTTTTATTCACACTGATGCACATGAAGATTCATCCGCAGTATAGATCATCTGCATTCAATTATTATATAAACATTCTGTGTTAGACAATTCTGATGTGATCGGTATGTGAGGCACCATTGCTTATTTCATAGTCAAATCTGCTGCTAATCTTGTCACCTTATACAGTACACAAGCCTATGCATTTATGATTTGTTATTGTATTGTTAAAAAGTTGTTTTTCTTCATAATTATATAACAATCTGCATCTTTATGGTACTAATTCGAACATTTGTACCTACATCAGTGGTTTTCCAGGTATCTATGATGTTGAGCATTTTATCAAGACATTAAGGTATGATATCCGTATAGTGGAAAGGCTTCCTGAAATTTCTTCACATGGAAAGACCAAGAAAATGAAATCTTATCAGGTTGAATGCTAAAGCTTAGTATGATATTATTCTGAAATAATACATAGATATGATGTTCAGAATATTATTAAGTTGAAATTGTCGTATATCCTGTTCTATTTCAGATTCGTCCACCAAGGGATGCTCCTCTGAGCTGGTATACAACAACTGCTTTGGAAAAGATGAGGAAGCATGGTGCTATTTACCTCACCCCCTTTTCACATCGTTTGGCAGAGGAGATTGATGACCCTGAACTTCAGAGGTTGAGGTGTCGAGTGAATTATCATGCACTTCGATTCAAGCCACACATAATGAAGACAAGTAGTGAGATAGTTAGTAAGCTCCGTGCAAATGGCCATTTCATGTCAATACACCTTCGATTTGAGATGGATATGCTTGCCTTTGCTGGGTATGTATATATACCTCAACTCCAATATATGTATCTTATACGTTCGTATGTACATATTTATGTACATAGTTATAGTGCTGATATAATTATGGTGTTGCTGCTGATAAGGGCGTTGTAGTCCATAAGGCTCCCATAACCATAAGGTCTGAGGAGGGTTAGATGTACTCTGTTGTAATCCATAAGGCTCCCATAACTATAGGGTCCGAGGAAGGTTAGATGTACACAGTGTTACCCTTATGGGCAGAGAGGCTGTTTCAATAATAATGTCACTATTGAGTActgatattataaaatattaataatagagCACTTTAATTCTTCTATTATAAAGTGATAGAAATTTGGTACTTTCTCAATTTAAGTTTGTTTACATTTTCTTTTGTGGTTTAACTTTTGATGATGTGAGATCATGTTGCAAGCTATAGGCAGGCTTATAATATCATCATTTTTATGACAGATAAGTAGTACATAATTATTTTCCTAACTAAGAAGCCATTTTCTTCGCTTAAACTTTGTTGACATGATTAGGTCTCAGACTTGTCATCTTAATACCTTTTTGACCTAAGTTTGTTGTATAATatgtttatttcttttctctcatGGTATGTGTGTGCATTCATGTCATGCACACTTGTGAGCTTGCATGGGTCTGTGCATGTGTGTGTTTCTGTTGTGTGCATATGGGATGTCTTTAATGTCTAAGGGAACAAACAGCCTTGTTGTTATGTAGGTTAAACTGACCATATTTGCCCTAGAAATTTAAATATGTTAACAGAATTTTGGGGCATTTCACGTAATGGCACTATGCTAGGCTACTATCCAGTTAGCGTGAGACTTTTAGTAATGTCAGCACCCAACTCTTGCTCTCCAGCCTTCCTTTGTTGTCTCCCTCGCACTCTGTCTGACTATGTTCTTTTACCATCACAACCCTTCCTATTGTTCTTTATCTATCCACAAAAgcacttcttctttcctctcatgGTGCTGTCTCTATTCATTTCTTCCTCCCATACATTAAGATTGAGGGAAGGGGATGGTCTAGTGCGCAAGACTcctaccactgtagggtttgagGAGGATTAGATGCATGCAGCCTTATCCTCATGTGCGGAGAGGCAGTTTCTATATTTCAAACCTGTGTCCTAGGTCACAATATAGCAACATTATTGTTGCACCAAGGCTCAGCCTCAAATGAATGAAATACATCATCCTACATATGCATCAAGTGGATGCAAGAACTGGTaaagacttaatatcagataagaGTGAAACCAAAAATCATACGTTTTGGAGACTAGAGAGAGGAATCTGCATTAAGTGCTAATTCTTTGGGAAAAGATTTGATAATTCAAAATTAAAGATGGGTTAGCTGAATTGGAAAGCCATGTTAATCATAATTAGCACCATTAAGAACGCATGTAAACTAATAACCAAATGTTCTGGAAGTTTCTAACCTATGCATGAAGTGGGTGTAGAAATGGAAGGTATGGAATGTGCTATGAacctataattttatttattagttAAGAGCTATTTTCATTCATTTAAAACTTGTCATTACATTTAAATAAAACAATTAAAATTAGCATTGTTAAAAATGTTTGGATGATGTGGCATATTTTAGTATATCAAGTTTAAATGTATTTACAAacttgcatatatttttatgccaGTGCATGCCAAGTGTTCACTGTCCTCATGCCACTCTGGCTCTTGACTAACATGGGCACAATATGTGATATTTTATTCCCTGGCTCAATATAATAAGGTTCTCAATGTCACAAATGTGAAGCTGAAGTTTTTTATCAGATTCTCATTAGAATTTTATATTGGGATCTGTTGCTAATTTTGAGCACAATGGTGGGTAAGAGATGGATGTGTGATAAACAGCAACTTATTTTCAAATTCTAAAGCTTGTGATTTTTTTAGGTCAAAGCTTGGAATTCAATATATACTATTAAATGCATGTAGTGTTCTCACTAATGGAAAGTTGGAAACTACATAGCCACTTCTGTTGTCCTAATCACACAGTATGGCATTTCTAACATTTTACATCTTCATTGTCTTGAAATTCACTGAAAGCTTCATAGCTTAATATGTTTGTATCCAACTCAACATATGAGaagatattctattaaattattTTGAATATCATCAAATTGCAATTCAGCTGAGTTAATTAGTTTCAGATTTGAATGTAAATTTTTTCAGGTGTTTGGATATATTTACACCTGAAGAACAGAAAATTTTGAAAGAGTACCGGGAGAAAAATTTTGCAGAAAAGGTACTTGTTTATAGAGACAGGATGCTTATTGGGAAGTGCCCATTAACTCCAGAGCaggtaattttttctatctttccatCCTGCAATTGCCTACCAAGTAGGTTAGACTTGGAAAGATTCCCAATCAGATTTGTAGACTGTACCACTCCAATATCTAGGTTCATTGGTTATGGTTATGGTTTTATAACACATGCAGCACAGTCTCTCTCATTTCATAGAGGCCTCTTTTATCTCACAATTGTTTCCGTTCATCTGTCCTGCACAATATATCAGCTTTATAATATATTCATGAAATTTCCAATTTATTAAACTGTAGACCTTCCCATTGGAGATAATCTCATCACTAGCTATAGGTTTCCTCATATGTGCGTGTTTGCTATGTGTTTATCCTGATATGATGCAAATGTTCTTTAGATGGCTTCCGAAATAACTGTTACAACAGGCCTAGATGGATCTTCTTTAGGACCAAAAACCTATTTTCTAATGCTTTTGAGGGATAAAGTTCCCTGTAGGTGTCTATAAATGTCATTTCAAAACGACTGAATGTAGCAGTTggtttttaatgatttttatgattttacaCACTTCTAGGCTTTGAACCTGAAAACGCCAAAAGGGGAAGATACAAGTCCAAATATTGCATACAATAGAATATGCTTGAAAATTATAAAGCATGTGCTTCCTTGGATTTATTGTTTTAGAAGTCTTTATTCATAAGGTGAAGTTTTCTCATATATTTTGAGTTTGAAGATCCACAAGTTAATTTAAGAAAACCATTCATTCTTTGTTTGATATTGTGCCATTACATGTTACCAGAAGCTATACATGAATGACTCCTTGTACTATTACAAACAGTTGTGTGGGGCTGTATTGAAGTCGCATTGTAAAGTAATTAATTAATACCTGGGCCAGATATCTGAATAAATTCGGATACATGACTTTCCTTGAAAAGACAATGAAGTGGTCTCCTGTGTAGATCCCCTCTTCATGAGAATTAGTTTGTCCTAAGTTACACAGATTCCAACCTGAAGCTTTAAGGTCCTTGCGGAGAGACATGCGGAACATATAAAGCTGTTCCTGGATTAAAGGGGAGCAAAGGGATTCTGGAAATAACTTGGTTTCTGTGGCTGTGCAGGTGGGCCTCATCTTGCACTCCATGGGATTCGACAACTCCACACGCATCTACCTTGCTGCCGGTGAACTTTTTGGTGGAGATCGCTTCATGAAGCCATTCAGAACAATGTTCCCTCACCTTGAAAACCACAGCACGCTGGGACCTGAAAAGCTTGAAGAGAATGCACGAGGGCTGGCTGGTGCTGCTGTGGATTACATGGTCTGCCTCCTCTCAGACATTTTCATGCCAACATATGACGGCCCAAGTAATTTTGCAAACAATCTCATGGGCCACCGTCTGTACTATAATTTCCGGACCATAATCCAACCTGACCGGAAAGC
Above is a genomic segment from Elaeis guineensis isolate ETL-2024a chromosome 1, EG11, whole genome shotgun sequence containing:
- the LOC105038835 gene encoding O-fucosyltransferase 1 isoform X1, encoding MMRRGGEVWGRRGGARQLKQLGGGIKALPGRLGIAVVSLLICTLSLFSMIGVTRHSNQVEYVDVNKLWRTADSGGWRSSSAPRSYWHSPPNESNGYLRVRCNGGLNQQRSAICNAVVAARIMNATLVLPELDANSFWHDKSGFPGIYDVEHFIKTLRYDIRIVERLPEISSHGKTKKMKSYQIRPPRDAPLSWYTTTALEKMRKHGAIYLTPFSHRLAEEIDDPELQRLRCRVNYHALRFKPHIMKTSSEIVSKLRANGHFMSIHLRFEMDMLAFAGCLDIFTPEEQKILKEYREKNFAEKVLVYRDRMLIGKCPLTPEQVGLILHSMGFDNSTRIYLAAGELFGGDRFMKPFRTMFPHLENHSTLGPEKLEENARGLAGAAVDYMVCLLSDIFMPTYDGPSNFANNLMGHRLYYNFRTIIQPDRKALAPILLDIEEGRRAGSEERIRQVMFKTKFGGPHKRVPPESFYTNSWPECFCQVSPKNPADKCPPNNVLEVLGSQLQGDVSERPRMSNRTHATGLKEDA
- the LOC105038835 gene encoding O-fucosyltransferase 1 isoform X2; translation: MMRRGGEVWGRRGGARQLKQLGGGIKALPGRLGIAVVSLLICTLSLFSMIGVTRHSNQYVDVNKLWRTADSGGWRSSSAPRSYWHSPPNESNGYLRVRCNGGLNQQRSAICNAVVAARIMNATLVLPELDANSFWHDKSGFPGIYDVEHFIKTLRYDIRIVERLPEISSHGKTKKMKSYQIRPPRDAPLSWYTTTALEKMRKHGAIYLTPFSHRLAEEIDDPELQRLRCRVNYHALRFKPHIMKTSSEIVSKLRANGHFMSIHLRFEMDMLAFAGCLDIFTPEEQKILKEYREKNFAEKVLVYRDRMLIGKCPLTPEQVGLILHSMGFDNSTRIYLAAGELFGGDRFMKPFRTMFPHLENHSTLGPEKLEENARGLAGAAVDYMVCLLSDIFMPTYDGPSNFANNLMGHRLYYNFRTIIQPDRKALAPILLDIEEGRRAGSEERIRQVMFKTKFGGPHKRVPPESFYTNSWPECFCQVSPKNPADKCPPNNVLEVLGSQLQGDVSERPRMSNRTHATGLKEDA